Proteins from one Mustela erminea isolate mMusErm1 chromosome 20, mMusErm1.Pri, whole genome shotgun sequence genomic window:
- the AQP8 gene encoding aquaporin-8 isoform X1, producing MSAEAAVSMCDRAFGSGKAKELSMGGRCRGSWYERFLQPCLAELLGSALFIFIGCLSVIENGTDTGLLQPALAHGLALGLLIATLGNISGGHFNPAVSLAATLIGGLNLVMLLPYWISQLCGGLIGAALAKAVSPEERFWNASGAAFVTVQESGQVVGAVVAEFILTTLLALAVCMGAINQKTQGPLAPFSIGFAVTVDILAGGHGGDANKRKWAGICRQQGVVRPGVLKETPLFTFSSCCEGMWVSGDPSTIIPGKSEACLLM from the exons ATGTCTGCAGAG GCAGCTGTGTCTATGTGTGACCGTGCATTTGGCAGTGGCAAGGCGAAGGAGCTAAGCATGGGGGGCAGGTGTCGTGGGTCCTGGTACGAGCGGTTCCTGCAGCCCTGTCTGGCGGAActgctgggctctgccctctTCATCTTCATCGGCTGCCTGTCGGTCATCGAGAACGGGACAGACACAGGGCTGCTGCAGCCGGCCCTGGCGCACGGGCTGGCCCTGGGCCTCCTCATCGCCACCCTGGGGAATATCAG TGGTGGACACTTCAATCCTGCGGTGTCCCTGGCAGCCACGCTGATCGGAGGCCTCAACCTGGTGATGCTCCTTCCCTACTGGATCTCCCAACTATGTGGGGGGCTGATTGGGGCCGCCTTGGCCAAG GCGGTGAGTCCTGAAGAGAGGTTCTGGAACGCATCTGGGGCGGCCTTTGTGACAGTCCAGGAGTcggggcaggtggtgggggcagTGGTGGCGGAGTTCATCCTGACGACACTGCTGGCCCTGGCCGTATGCATGGGCGCCATCAACCAGAAGACACAGGGCCCTCTGGCTCCGTTCTCCATCGGTTTTGCCGTCACTGTGGACATCCTGGCAGG GGGCCACGGAGGTGATGCAAACAAGAGGAAGTGGGCAGGCATTTGCAGACAGCAGGGAGTGGTGAGGCCTGGCGTATTGAAGGAGACACCGTTGTTCACCTTTAGCAGTTGCTGTGAGGGAATGTGGGTCTCCGGTGACCCTTCCACCATCATTCCAGGGAAGTCGGAAGCCTGCCTTCTTATGTga
- the AQP8 gene encoding aquaporin-8 isoform X2: protein MSAEAAVSMCDRAFGSGKAKELSMGGRCRGSWYERFLQPCLAELLGSALFIFIGCLSVIENGTDTGLLQPALAHGLALGLLIATLGNISGGHFNPAVSLAATLIGGLNLVMLLPYWISQLCGGLIGAALAKAVSPEERFWNASGAAFVTVQESGQVVGAVVAEFILTTLLALAVCMGAINQKTQGPLAPFSIGFAVTVDILAGGAVSGACMNPARAFGPAVVANHWDFHWIYWLGPLLASLLVGMLIRLFIGDGKTRLILKGR from the exons ATGTCTGCAGAG GCAGCTGTGTCTATGTGTGACCGTGCATTTGGCAGTGGCAAGGCGAAGGAGCTAAGCATGGGGGGCAGGTGTCGTGGGTCCTGGTACGAGCGGTTCCTGCAGCCCTGTCTGGCGGAActgctgggctctgccctctTCATCTTCATCGGCTGCCTGTCGGTCATCGAGAACGGGACAGACACAGGGCTGCTGCAGCCGGCCCTGGCGCACGGGCTGGCCCTGGGCCTCCTCATCGCCACCCTGGGGAATATCAG TGGTGGACACTTCAATCCTGCGGTGTCCCTGGCAGCCACGCTGATCGGAGGCCTCAACCTGGTGATGCTCCTTCCCTACTGGATCTCCCAACTATGTGGGGGGCTGATTGGGGCCGCCTTGGCCAAG GCGGTGAGTCCTGAAGAGAGGTTCTGGAACGCATCTGGGGCGGCCTTTGTGACAGTCCAGGAGTcggggcaggtggtgggggcagTGGTGGCGGAGTTCATCCTGACGACACTGCTGGCCCTGGCCGTATGCATGGGCGCCATCAACCAGAAGACACAGGGCCCTCTGGCTCCGTTCTCCATCGGTTTTGCCGTCACTGTGGACATCCTGGCAGG GGGGGCCGTGTCTGGAGCCTGCATGAATCCTGCTCGTGCCTTTGGACCTGCCGTGGTGGCCAATCACTGGGACTTCCACTGGATCTACTGGTTGGGCCCGCTCCTGGCCAGTCTGCTCGTAGGAATGCTCATCAG GCTCTTCATTGGAGATGGGAAGACCCGCCTAATACTAAAGGGACGGTGA